DNA from Alnus glutinosa chromosome 2, dhAlnGlut1.1, whole genome shotgun sequence:
GGCGGTGTAAGGGGGTGATTGTCCGATTGTGTTGGAGTAGGTTTAGGTTTGAATGTTATTAGTTAAAAGggcgtcctttttttttttttttttttgttattgttttttctttttaatattgatTTGTGGATGGTACTaatcagaaaaaaagaaaattgatttttggttGCAGGATTAGTTGGACAAGGCAAAGTTCGTTTTTGTGTTGCCATCGATCTGGTAATTTTGGATCCCACTATTGTGAATATTAGTACATGCAAATCGAATGGCTGATGCAATTACAGTGAGGTTTAGGTGAAGTTCTAACCAGCCTGCTGGATTTAGTGTGCATGTACTTTGCcatttttctatgttttgtgCTTATCTATAGCATCTagaattttgaattgtaatatGAATTCTGTGTGAGAAGCATATCTATCTGGGTGTTGCGGGGAAACTTCCTGTTGAGTACAAAACATGCACCAAAACAAGAAATTTGGATTCTAAAATGAATCCATTTGAGGAATCCTGTCCTTTTCTGAGTTGGAGCATGGAAACTTCCTCTCAAGTGCTACTTGTGTGCCATCAAACATCATGAGGAATTTGCCAAGGAAAGTAAATGCGTTGGGGGATAGTATGCCTTGTTTTATGCAAAAACTTGATGGGTTTGTGCTCTTCCTTTGTTGGATATGCAGAAATGGCTGGTATGTGTGCTTCCAGTGCGTTGTCTGGTTCAGCTGGTAGGAATTTTGACATATTTTAACCTCTTTAGAAGTTAATTGGTGCCTCATTCTAGACAAGCAGGGGTGCATGGATGGCTTGTGAAATCAATCTATTGATTGATTTTCATCAGCTATCCTTCCCAAGATTATGATTCATTATCTTAATGGGGAATATCACAGTACAGTAAAAGGAATTCTAGGACCTGGAAGAAATTTGGATATTATTTTAGTGTGAAATGAAGGTTTGTACTTAAGCTGTCATAGTGTTTGAAACACTTGATCGATAAGATATGTACCTCATATAATAGGGGGCTAACTCACTTTCAGGTGGAGGAAAATACACAAAATTACTGAGTAAAAATGTATATAATCTAAATATTCTCTActgtaataattttaaatttaaatatgtttGTACTATCCGACATTGCCACTTCAAATGcaatataaatgtaatttatgAGGTCGGTTAGAGAGTTTGTTTGGGAGTGTGATTTTGCAggcaaaaagtgagattttaaaccaaattacaaaaatattcttggggagtatgtttttaaaaaattgcagtttgaaatcgtaaaaaaaattgcatttttaaatcacaggTAAGGGGGTGCGTTTCTAAAAACACactattttaaaagttaaactgctATTTTAAAGGCAAAATTGCGATTTTACTAAATGCTTAACTGTGTTATTAAAGTTGTGTTTTTAAATAGCACGTTTTGAAGCTGCAAACCCAAGCGGACCCATAATATATGGTTattgattttaaataaaaaataataatagtcaCTTATTGTTATGATTCCGTATTGGGTTAGAGTTCGAATTTATTGCCATGACTATCTTAACGTAATATTTCCTTCTAgatattttttcaattcttttgtTGAAAAGTGCGTTAATTTATACTTATACTACGAATACAAGTACTCCAAATTGGCCTTTTTTGCTAAAATTTtagtaataatttaaaacatattGCAATAGAACAATTATGTCTTAACTGCAGAGATATGTACTCAACTTGTACAAGTCCCCCATACATTGCCAATACTTTTCCTAGGAAAAAGAgggaattttggtttttttttttttttttttttgtagttgcaCGATTGAGGGAATTTAATACAAGAGCTACTTACATGTTTCAACTAAATGTTTTGTTCTACTTTGATAATTTTGCAGGGAAGGAAAATTTACTTTGTAAATGCATCTATGTGAAAAATGTTCACCTTAAATTTAGGGAATTATCTTTGTGGTTTATTTGATTGTGTATTCTTTCTCTACATATATGTGTTTGTAATGAATTCTTCTCAATTTTACCAGGTAAGCGAAATCTTTAGACATGCATCTATATCATCAGTGGCAGGCCTTTTAAGCAACCTTCGTAGCAACGGTATATACATGTTTTATTTTGCTGTGATTGCTTACGATTTCCAGCTCTAGTAAAATCTAGTGATTTGTTGTAGCAGTAATTTATTGCATCTGCTGGAATAATTTTGTGCTGTTTTATTGTTCTCTTCCATATTGCAATTCATATCTTTCATTCAAAGATTTTGAGCTGCCTCCATCTTCTTGGCtgcaaaattatataatttaattgcTTTTTGgactaatttaataaatatttttggggCTTAAAAACAAATTGTCAATCATGTTTACTAAAAGTCTTAGAAACCCATGGGGATTACTCTGGCCCAAAATTAGTAACAGACACCCttctgtttaaaaaaaaaaaaacaaaaaagttctaTTTGATGCGCAAGGTCGGCGTTTGGATGATTGttgtttgaatattattttatggTTTCAGATCAAGTTTCGAGTATCTTTTGGTTGTCACATTCAGACCTTCATGAAGAGAGGGTCACTGCTGTTCTTGGGTATATTTCCTCCATGGTGGCCAGTGTAGAACCATTTAATCAGTCTGCAAATGGACAGAGATGCAATAGGGAGAACCTCTCTTTACTCGAACGTAATTATTGTAAAGGGAAGTTTCATGCCCGGTTCAAGCGCAGAAATGGACGTGTTCGAGTGATGGTgacctctatatctctctctctttgggaGCTTCTTTACTTATTTCCAAAGTGCGAACTGACATAGTCTTAAATAATAACTTCCAGACTGAAGAATTTCGTATTGAGCAGTCAGTCATCAACTTTTCACCCCTTTCATCCGAAGATGAAATGATCAATAGAAGCCTTTTGCCAAAGGTCAGTTGTGTAGCTTTAACTTGATGAGAttttaaatctctctctctctctctgggttgAGCCCCCCCAATTTTTCTTACTTTGTTATTCTGTGTTGTAGGGTTTGTATgggaagaaaatagagaaagaggAGGCTATGTTTTTTATGTAGCCTCTCTCACCTcataatatattttgtaaaattcaatacaatgaccaaaatacccttgtaaCAAATTGCTGTCACCAACATCTTCTTTCAACCCTAACCAACTCTTCTAACATTGTGCAAGTtcttaaaaatatgaaaattagcAATACATGATATTTCCTTCCCGAAGGAAAAAATACCCAAATAATTACATCTCCTGGACCTGTCACTACTTACCTGAGCACATCTCCTGGACCTGCCATAGTTTGAAGTTGGATTTTGATGTTGGGTTGAGATTTGTATCCGGTGGACTCAAATAGTTAACCACTATCATGGATCTGAGCTGAAGCAGTTCATAAAACCACTCAAATTTTTGCATACTCTACGGTTAACCAATTATTCTTGATCTTAAAATCTATAAAGACCAAtgaagagagttttttttttgactttccttgtttaaagGAGTGTTTGATGCTTCTTTCAACAGGTGCAATTCAGTCTACAGTTGTCAGAGAAGGAACAAATTGATAGGGCTAAGGTTGTACTTCCTTTTGAACACCAAGGTATGGAACCAGGGATGCGTGTAGGTGTAGCATATATGTGTATGAGTTGTGTGTGTATGTACAATGTGTACAAGGTGTGTGCAAAACTCATTTTCCTATGCATATACCTATACGTGTACACCAAGACGTGCGTGTGCACACACGGATATGCATGTAtgtatatgtgtatgtgtgtgcattctttttataaaatgaaatgtTATCTTACACTTTAAAGATCAAAAGGTAGGGTTTTTACGATCTAATCTCTTTTCTTAGATCCTTTCCAAGATGTGCATATTTTTAAAGACGTCATGCTTGACTTCTGGTTCCTTTAGGAAACGGTAAACCCATAGAAATTTATGATGGTCGGAGATCTCTTGCGGATAGCAAGAATGAAGCAGCACCTGTTGCAGCCGGAGTATTGCAAACAAATGAGAACTCTAGCAAGGGTGAGATAATATATTTGCGTGATTCAGATGATGAGAGGCCAGATTCTGATGAGGACCCAGATGATGATTTGGATATATAATTGTGTTTGTCCCATTCATGATTTTGGAGTGCCACAGGTCCACATGTTGGTAAATTTCCATTCTccgtgtttctttttttctttcacaactTTCAATCATAACTATTTAGGAAATGTTGTTTTGCTGTTGAAGATCCATACCAGTTAATTCTTTTTGCATTTTGAATCAGTGGGTAGTTTTTAAACTTGAATGCCCTTCTCCTCTCTTCTGGTCTAACTTGTCTTATTTATTTGTCAGTTGATGCATATGGCTGCCGGGTTGGTTGGACAATGCAATGACTGGGTACTATATATGCTCAATTAAGCCCTGCTGAACAGAGGGGAGAATGCCCTAGTTGATCTTGCCTGGAGGCTGTGATAATGATTAATGAGTGTAGTCTAAAATATGTCTGGAAGAGAAGCTCTAATTTGGTGGAGAAATGTAATGAAAGATACCCTGAGGAGTACAAATGGAATTCCATGGCATGTGCTTTGTTGTCCCTCTATTAATCACCATGGAATGAAATCAGAAtcacggttttttttttttttggtattgaACCTCTTTGTGGCTAGATATTTTGTTCGGATTcaattctaaatttttctctttttattttttatgatcttATTGGTCACTTGTGGATAATATTATTATGACTGTTAGCTAGCTCAGTTGGTGAAAGCTCTTGTTGCATAAGGGATATGAAATCCAATGTCAGCTATACTTGGGAtgaggagagagaaagaagagagctACTTCCCATTATATATCTTGTAGGGCCGATTGATCACCCATTTTATATCATTTCAAGAAGGTTGACAACCCAACTAGGATAGGCCAAAGTTGATCGCTCATCCTATGACCTATATCATCTTGGGAAGGCCCGTAACGAGGCGGAAAATAATTCTTTCACAACTCACTTACACAACTCAAAACACATTGGTGAGCCTACATGCATGTCTCACCAATTGTCTTGGGTTGTGTAAGTGAGTTGTGCAACAAACACAGCTCTAACCATGCCAAGATTATCATGAACGGGAGAGTATATAGTCTTgtaaaaataaggacaaaattgtcctttcatattttttaaacaattttgtcCTTACTTTTACAAGGACGGGGTATGCTCTCTGGTTGGATTTGTATTTTGtccttaaactatcaaaattatatttaacaCCTCTTGTATTTTGGCtcattttaatttgatttttcaaatttgtaatATTAAGACCCGAGTTTTGAACTAATTTCAATTTAAGATTTCTGTTCattttttcgttaaattaataacaaaagtATTATGAAAAAGATTGTACCATTaagattaaaattatttttaaaaaggaaaaagatgcaCTTTAGTTCCCTGTAGTTTGGAGTATGACAAATAGCTCCCTCTaatttaaaaagtgactaaTCACTATGTAGAgtaagcaacaaaaaaaaaaagaaacaaagaaaaaaaaaaaggtccatATCGTCAGAAAAGTTAACAGAATATGTTAGCTTGACACGTCATCACTAAttttatagagaaatgatctctacactcatttctcacaacagccccacaacaaatG
Protein-coding regions in this window:
- the LOC133859271 gene encoding elongator complex protein 5 isoform X1, with protein sequence MAESICRALRDGALEGEHAPALTINDCIASPFGFNVFTHVLTQLSSYILAGKSQSRGLVLVALSRSPSFYVDLLKQRGFDVASSQKWIQILDCYTDPLGWKDRLVESGNIAHLYHEASSGASLCKNVKDMDKLFSSIIELGKGLVGQGKVRFCVAIDLVSEIFRHASISSVAGLLSNLRSNDQVSSIFWLSHSDLHEERVTAVLGYISSMVASVEPFNQSANGQRCNRENLSLLERNYCKGKFHARFKRRNGRVRVMTEEFRIEQSVINFSPLSSEDEMINRSLLPKVQFSLQLSEKEQIDRAKVVLPFEHQGNGKPIEIYDGRRSLADSKNEAAPVAAGVLQTNENSSKGEIIYLRDSDDERPDSDEDPDDDLDI
- the LOC133859271 gene encoding elongator complex protein 5 isoform X2, with translation MAESICRALRDGALEGEHAPALTINDCIASPFGFNVFTHVLTQLSSYILAGKSQSRGLVLVALSRSPSFYVDLLKQRGFDVASSQKWIQILDCYTDPLGWKDRLVESGNIAHLYHEASSGASLCKNVKDMDKLFSSIIELGKGLVGQGKVRFCVAIDLVSEIFRHASISSVAGLLSNLRSNDQVSSIFWLSHSDLHEERVTAVLGYISSMVASVEPFNQSANGQRCNRENLSLLERNYCKGKFHARFKRRNGRVRVMTEEFRIEQSVINFSPLSSEDEMINRSLLPKVQFSLQLSEKEQIDRAKVVLPFEHQDPFQDVHIFKDVMLDFWFL